One genomic region from Actinomycetes bacterium encodes:
- the fusA gene encoding elongation factor G, giving the protein MATETAAALAKVRNIGIMAHIDAGKTTTTERILFYTGINYKIGEVHEGAATMDWMPQEQERGITITSAATTCQWDGHTINIIDTPGHVDFTVEVERSLRVLDGAVAVFDGVAGVEPQSETVWRQADRYAVPRICFVNKLDRVGAEFHRCVDMIRTRLAATPLVLQLPIGTEAEFTGVVDLVGMKALVWSADAPKGEMYDTIDIPATHVEAARTARDELLETLAENDDQAMEDYLEGKEPSEEELIAAIRRATVTSKLTPVLCGSAFKNKGVQPMLDAVVRYLPSPLDVDAIQGHAVGDESTVVERKPSESEPFSALAFKIMSDPHLGKLTYIRVYSGALTSGTQVLNSTKGRKERIGKIYKMHANKREEIDRVGAGHIVAVMGLKDTTTGDTLCSDSAPVILESMTFPAPVIHVAVEPKTKSDQEKLGTAIQRLSEEDPTFQVRTDEETGQTIIAGMGELHLDVLVDRMRREFNVEANVGKPQVAYRETITKPVTKVEYTHKKQTGGSGQYARVIIDIEPTGGDGDGGYEFVNAVTGGRIPREYIPSVDAGCQDAMEFGVVAGYPLVDVKVTLQDGAYHEVDSSELAFKIAGSMAFKEAARRAAPVLMEPMMAVEVTTPEDFMGDVIGDLNSRRGQIQSMDERMGSRIVTALVPLSEMFGYVGDLRSKTQGRASYSMQFHSYAQVPTNVAQEIIAKARGE; this is encoded by the coding sequence ATCGGCGAGGTGCACGAGGGCGCCGCGACGATGGACTGGATGCCGCAGGAGCAGGAACGTGGCATCACCATCACCTCCGCCGCGACCACCTGCCAGTGGGACGGCCACACGATCAACATCATCGACACCCCGGGCCACGTCGACTTCACCGTCGAGGTGGAGCGCTCGCTGCGCGTGCTCGACGGCGCGGTCGCGGTCTTCGACGGGGTCGCCGGCGTCGAGCCGCAGTCGGAGACGGTGTGGCGCCAGGCCGACCGGTACGCCGTACCGCGCATCTGTTTCGTGAACAAGCTGGACCGTGTCGGCGCGGAGTTCCACCGCTGCGTGGACATGATCCGCACCCGGCTCGCCGCTACCCCACTGGTCCTGCAGCTGCCGATCGGCACCGAGGCCGAGTTCACCGGCGTGGTCGACCTGGTCGGCATGAAGGCGCTGGTCTGGTCGGCCGACGCCCCCAAGGGCGAGATGTACGACACCATCGACATCCCGGCCACCCACGTGGAGGCGGCCCGAACCGCTAGGGACGAGCTGCTGGAGACCCTCGCCGAGAACGACGACCAGGCGATGGAGGACTACCTCGAGGGCAAGGAGCCCAGCGAGGAGGAGCTCATCGCGGCGATCCGCCGGGCAACCGTCACGAGCAAGCTGACGCCGGTGCTGTGCGGCTCGGCGTTCAAGAACAAGGGCGTCCAGCCCATGCTCGACGCCGTCGTGCGCTACCTGCCCTCCCCGCTGGACGTCGACGCCATCCAGGGCCACGCCGTGGGTGATGAGAGCACCGTGGTGGAGCGCAAGCCCTCCGAGAGCGAGCCGTTCTCGGCGCTGGCCTTCAAGATCATGAGCGACCCCCACCTCGGCAAGCTCACCTATATCCGCGTCTACTCCGGGGCGCTCACGTCGGGGACCCAGGTGCTCAACAGCACCAAGGGCCGCAAGGAGCGCATCGGCAAGATCTACAAGATGCACGCGAACAAGCGTGAGGAGATCGACCGCGTCGGAGCGGGCCACATCGTCGCGGTCATGGGTCTCAAGGACACGACCACCGGGGACACCCTGTGCTCCGACAGCGCGCCGGTGATCCTGGAGTCGATGACCTTCCCGGCCCCGGTCATCCACGTGGCCGTGGAGCCGAAGACCAAGAGCGACCAGGAGAAGCTGGGCACGGCCATCCAGCGTCTGTCCGAGGAGGACCCGACTTTCCAGGTCCGGACCGACGAGGAGACCGGCCAGACGATCATCGCGGGCATGGGCGAGCTGCACCTCGACGTCCTCGTCGACCGGATGCGCCGGGAGTTCAACGTCGAGGCCAACGTCGGCAAGCCGCAGGTGGCCTACCGCGAGACCATCACCAAGCCGGTGACCAAGGTGGAGTACACCCACAAGAAGCAGACGGGTGGCTCGGGGCAGTACGCCCGCGTGATCATCGACATCGAGCCGACCGGCGGTGACGGGGACGGCGGATACGAGTTCGTCAACGCCGTCACCGGCGGCCGCATCCCCCGGGAGTACATCCCCTCGGTGGACGCCGGCTGCCAGGACGCCATGGAGTTCGGCGTCGTGGCCGGCTACCCCCTCGTCGACGTCAAGGTGACCCTGCAGGACGGGGCCTACCACGAGGTCGACTCTTCCGAGCTCGCCTTCAAGATCGCCGGTTCGATGGCGTTCAAGGAGGCGGCACGGCGTGCCGCGCCGGTGCTGATGGAGCCCATGATGGCCGTCGAGGTCACCACCCCCGAGGACTTCATGGGCGATGTCATCGGCGACCTCAACAGCCGTCGTGGCCAGATCCAGTCGATGGACGAGCGGATGGGCTCGCGCATCGTCACCGCGCTCGTGCCCCTGTCGGAGATGTTCGGCTATGTCGGAGACCTCCGGAGCAAGACGCAGGGCCGGGCCAGCTACTCCATGCAGTTCCACTCCTACGCCCAGGTCCCGACCAACGTGGCGCAGGAGATCATCGCCAAGGCTCGAGGCGAGTAG